A stretch of the Arachis stenosperma cultivar V10309 chromosome 6, arast.V10309.gnm1.PFL2, whole genome shotgun sequence genome encodes the following:
- the LOC130935028 gene encoding tyrosine--tRNA ligase, chloroplastic/mitochondrial-like, producing MAYISASTRTILFLSRSTTKLSLFPFKPSFSSSSSSSSSSSSSSSSSSSYPSLTLHFTTTKCTLQHQPQTLLRRNIIEVLEERGLLDSTTNDSALRSSAAANSPPLKVYCGFDPTAESLHLGNLLGIIVLSWFRRCGHQPVALIGGATARVGDPSGKSLERPELDVATLERNTAGISQTIKQILGRSLNSNLEGSKVVILNNYDWWKEFSLLEFLKKVGKYARVGSMIAKESVRKRLESEQGMSYTELTYQLLQGYDFLYLFQNEGVNVQIGGSDQWGNITAGTELIRKILQVEGAYGLTFPLLLKSDGTKFGKSEDGAIWLSPAMLSPYKFYQYFFTVPDADVIRFLKILTFLDIEEIAALEGEMKKPGYVPNTAQRRLAEEVTRFVHGDEGLTEALKATEALRPGSETKLDWKTIEGIAEGVPSCSLAYDSVLNLSLVDLSVSSGLFESKSAARRLLKQGGLYLNNNRVDSENKRIEEADIVDGKVLLLSAGKKNKVLVRIA from the coding sequence ATGGCTTACATCTCTGCTTCGACAAGAACCATCCTCTTCTTGTCTCGCTCAACCACGAAACTCTCCCTTTTCCCTTTCAAaccctctttctcttcttcttcttcttcttcttcttcttcttcttcttcttcttcttcttcttcttcttaccCTTCCCTCACTCTCCATTTCACCACAACCAAATGCACTCTCCAACACCAACCTCAAACTCTGCTTCGCCGCAACATCATCGAAGTCCTCGAAGAGCGCGGCCTCCTCGACTCCACCACCAACGACTCCGCCCTCAGATCCTCCGCCGCCGCTAATTCCCCGCCTTTGAAGGTCTACTGCGGCTTCGACCCTACTGCAGAGAGCCTCCACCTCGGCAACCTCCTCGGAATCATCGTCCTCTCCTGGTTCCGCCGCTGCGGCCACCAACCCGTTGCCCTCATCGGCGGCGCCACTGCCCGCGTCGGCGACCCCTCCGGCAAGTCACTGGAGCGGCCAGAGCTCGACGTTGCCACACTAGAGAGGAACACGGCAGGTATATCCCAAACTATCAAACAAATTCTAGGTCGCTCTCTGAATTCGAACTTGGAAGGTTCTAAGGTTGTGATTTTGAATAACTATGACTGGTGGAAAGAGTTTAGTTTGTTAGAATTTTTGAAGAAAGTTGGTAAGTATGCTAGGGTTGGGTCTATGATAGCTAAGGAGAGTGTTAGGAAGAGATTGGAATCTGAACAAGGAATGAGTTATACTGAACTCACCTACCAGTTGTTGCAGGGATATGATTTCTTGTACTTGTTTCAGAATGAGGGTGTGAATGTTCAGATTGGGGGGAGTGATCAGTGGGGGAATATAACTGCTGGGACTGAGTTGATTCGGAAGATCTTGCAGGTCGAGGGCGCTTATGGACTTACATTCCCTCTTTTGTTGAAGAGTGATGGTACTAAGTTTGGAAAATCGGAGGATGGCGCGATTTGGCTTTCACCTGCCATGTTGTCACCTTACAAATTTTATCAGTATTTTTTCACGGTTCCAGATGCAGATGTTATTAGGTTTTTGAAGATTCTCACGTTTTTGGATATTGAGGAGATAGCTGCATTGGAAGGGGAGATGAAGAAACCGGGTTATGTGCCTAATACTGCTCAGCGCAGACTTGCTGAGGAAGTTACAAGGTTTGTTCACGGAGATGAGGGTTTGACTGAGGCACTTAAGGCTACAGAAGCATTGCGGCCTGGATCTGAGACAAAGTTGGACTGGAAAACTATCGAGGGAATAGCTGAGGGTGTACCATCTTGTTCTTTGGCTTATGACAGTGTTTTGAACTTGTCATTGGTAGATCTTTCGGTCTCTTCTGGTTTGTTTGAGAGCAAATCTGCCGCGCGCCGGTTGTTGAAGCAAGGGGgtctttacttgaacaataaCAGAGTGGATAGTGAAAATAAGAGGATCGAGGAAGCAGATATAGTGGATGGGAAAGTTCTCCTTTTATCTGCTGGCAAAAAGAATAAGGTGCTCGTCAGAATAGCATGA
- the LOC130935030 gene encoding mediator of RNA polymerase II transcription subunit 7a-like has product MANATYPPPPPYYRLYKDYLEDPKSAPEPPPPIEGTYICFGGTYTTSDVLPSLEEQGVRQLYPKGANVDFKKELRSLNGELQLHILELADILIERPSQYARRVEEISTVFKNLHHLLNSLRPHQARATLIHILELQIERRKEAVEDIKKRREEARRLLNESLATLDDQ; this is encoded by the exons atggCAAATGCAACATACCCGCCGCCCCCACCATATTATAGGCTCTACAAAGATTACTTGGAGGACCCTAAGTCTGCTCCAGAGCCTCCTCCTCCCATAGAAGGGACCTACATTTGTTTTGGGGGCACCTACACT ACTAGTGATGTTTTGCCAAGCTTGGAAGAACAAGGGGTGCGCCAACTCTATCCAAAGGGGGCTAATGTCG ATTTCAAGAAGGAGCTGAGATCACTGAATGGAGAATTGCAGCTACACATTTTGGAGCTTGCAGATATTCTTATTGAGAGACCATCACAGTATGCAAGGAGAGTTGAAGAGATTTCAACTGTATTCAAAAACTTACATCACCTTTTAAATTCCTTGCGACCTCATCAG GCAAGAGCAACATTAATTCATATTTTGGAACTTCAGATTGAGCGCCGTAAAGAAGCAGTGGAGGACATAAAGAA GAGAAGAGAAGAGGCACGAAGATTACTTAACGAGTCCCTAGCAACACTTGATGATCAATAG